The Magnolia sinica isolate HGM2019 chromosome 9, MsV1, whole genome shotgun sequence genome contains a region encoding:
- the LOC131256472 gene encoding EG45-like domain containing protein — protein MAMVGHLLILAVVAMGLSFMGAAADKGTATFYTPPYTPSACDGFEEEGVMIAAASDAFWANGAACGHRYKVTCTGATNLGDPHPWRGSRSVVVKIVDYCPAGCRGTIDLSQEAFASIADPDAGKINIAFKRI, from the exons ATggcaatggtgggccaccttctcATCCTAGCCGTAGTAGCAATGGGCCTCTCCTTCATGGGTGCTGCAGCAGATAAAGGGACTGCAACCTTTTACACTCCTCCGTATACCC CTTCTGCTTGTGATGGATTCGAAGAAGAGGGCGTGATGATCGCAGCTGCCAGCGATGCCTTCTGGGCCAACGGTGCAGCATGTGGACATCGCTACAAAGTCACATGCACCGGAGCAACGAACTTAGGCGATCCGCACCCTTGGCGGGGATCAAGATCGGTGGTGGTGAAGATCGTCGACTACTGCCCGGCCGGGTGCCGTGGGACCATCGACTTATCACAGGAAGCCTTTGCCTCCATTGCAGATCCAGATGcagggaaaataaacattgcttTTAAACG catttga
- the LOC131256132 gene encoding EG45-like domain containing protein yields the protein MEKRLVVVMVMVMVTVLGFISVVTAVPGTATYYDPPYVPSSCYGNQDNGVMIAGASDTIWGNRAACGRHYSVKCTGQVNTLPKPCKETSVVVRIVDYCPSPGCNGTINLSRDAFNAIANLQAGKIKIDYQQV from the exons atggagAAGCGgctggtggtggtgatggtgatggtgatggtaaCAGTGTTAGGTTTCATTTCGGTTGTGACTGCCGTGCCAGGAACTGCCACTTACTATGACCCTCCCTATGTTC CCTCATCATGCTATGGAAACCAAGACAACGGTGTGATGATCGCTGGGGCGAGTGATACTATCTGGGGTAATCGGGCCGCTTGCGGGAGGCACTATTCAGTGAAATGCACTGGTCAGGTAAACACATTGCCTAAACCTTGCAAAGAAACCAGCGTCGTCGTGAGAATCGTCGATTACTGCCCATCACCAGGCTGCAATGGGACCATCAATCTATCTCGAGACGCCTTCAATGCCATCGCCAACCTCCAAGCCGGCAAGATCAAGATCGACTATCAACA GGTTTGA